A genomic region of Solanum dulcamara chromosome 2, daSolDulc1.2, whole genome shotgun sequence contains the following coding sequences:
- the LOC129880931 gene encoding hydroxyproline O-galactosyltransferase GALT3: MKKYVLTRKVGRKRWAGFLLIIGLAMVLLIRYSSVEKSYSIVEKSDSSVGESPKKQSVYGFFNDHPYINEGSKDENAKLSDLKPVELVTFKEKPHLIDVEGLNDLYSLNNFSREESNALLAWGKMRLLLSRSDGLNGTAQGVKEAAISWKDLVSFIEKSKAQDEQENEDCPYSVTAFNSATLKNGSNLRIPCGLVEDSSITVIGIPDAKQESFQIKLVGSKLPEETKPPIVLNYNVILPGENLTKDPLITQNTWTNESSWGKVEKCPDHGSTDVLKVDGLVKCNAKIFRNNIEETANMTNPSNTKSSDVSNSSAYGTANYPFLEGNPFTATLWAGIEGFHMTVNGRHETSFAYREKLEPWLVSGVNVIGGVDTISILAKGLPVSNDLNLGYDVEHLKAPLTPKKRLVMLIGVFSTGNNFERRMALRKSWMQYEAVQTGEVAVRFFIGLDKNRQVNFELWKEAQAYGDIQLLPFVDYYSLLTLKTIAICIMGVKILPAKYVMKTDDDAFVRIDEVLSSLKGKDPNGLLYGGISFESAPHRDKENKWYISPEEYPPSSYPPWAHGPGYIISRDIAKFIVQGHQERELMLFKLEDVAVGIWVEEFRRKGHKVQYVNDERFYNAGCESGYILAHYQNPRMVLCLWEKLQKEHEPNCCE; this comes from the exons ATGAAGAAGTATGTATTAACAAGAAAAGTGGGAAGGAAGAGATGGGCTGGATTCCTCCTTATTATTGGTCTTGCAATGGTCTTGTTGATTCGATACAGCAGTGTAGAAAAATCATACAGCATTGTAGAAAAATCAGACAGCAGTGTGGGAGAATCTCCGAAAAAGCAATCagtttatgggtttttcaatgACCATCCGTACATTAATGaaggatcaaaagatgaaaaCGCTAAGTTGTCTGATTTAAAACCAGTAGAGCTAGTAACTTTTAAGGAAAAACCACATCTTATTGATGTCGAAGGGCTCAATGATCTATACAGTCTGAATAATTTTTCGAGGGAAGAGTCTAACGCATTGCTAGCATGGGGCAAGATGAGATTGTTGTTGTCTAGATCAGATGGTTTGAATGGAACTGCTCAAGGAGTTAAGGAGGCTGCTATATCATGGAAAGATTTGGTGTCGTTTATTGAGAAAAGCAAGGCTCAAGATGAGCAGGAAAATGAGGATTGTCCTTATTCTGTGACTGCATTCAATAGCGCGACGTTGAAGAATGGGAGCAATCTTAGGATCCCTTGTGGCTTAGTTGAAGATTCATCTATTACTGTTATAGGCATACCTGATGCAAAACAAGAAAGTTTTCAAATCAAGCTTGTGGGTTCGAAACTTCCAGAGGAAACAAAGCCTCCAATAGttttgaattataatgtgatttTGCCCGGGGAGAACTTGACAAAGGATCCCCTTATCACTCAAAATACATGGACTAATGAATCCAGTTGGGGTAAGGTGGAAAAATGTCCTGATCATGGCTCTACCGACGTGTTAAAAG TTGATGGACTAGTCAAATGCAATGCCAAAATTTTCCGAAATAATATAGAAGAAACTGCAAATATGACCAATCCCAGCAATACAAAGTCTTCAGATGTATCAAATTCTAGTGCCTACGGTACTGCCAATTACCCTTTTCTTGAAGGTAATCCATTTACTGCAACACTATGGGCTGGTATAGAGGGGTTCCATATGACAGTCAACGGAAGACACGAGACGTCTTTTGCATATAGAGAG AAACTCGAACCTTGGTTGGTTAGTGGAGTCAATGTGATAGGCGGTGTGGACACCATATCGATCTTAGCAAAAGGATTACCTGTTTCCAATGATTTGAACTTGGGTTATGATGTTGAGCACCTTAAAGCTCCATTAACTCCTAAAAAGAGACTTGTGATGTTAATTGGGGTTTTCTCTACTGGAAACAATTTTGAGAGGCGTATGGCACTAAGGAAATCATGGATGCAATATGAAGCTGTGCAGACAGGAGAAGTAGCTGTCCGATTTTTTATTGGTCTT GACAAAAATAGGCAGGTCAATTTTGAGCTATGGAAGGAAGCACAAGCCTATGGAGATATTCAATTATTGCCTTTTGTTGATTACTACAGCCTGCTCACTTTGAAGACCATAGCAATTTGCATTATGGGT GTTAAAATCCTACCTGCCAAATATGTTATGAAGACTGATGATGATGCTTTTGTAAGGATTGATGAAGTTCTATCTAGCCTCAAGGGAAAGGATCCTAATGGTCTATTGTATGGTGGAATATCTTTTGAGTCTGCACCCCACAGGGATAAAGAAAACAAGTGGTATATCAGTCCCGAG GAATATCCTCCTTCCTCCTATCCCCCATGGGCACATGGACCAGGTTATATTATTTCTCGAGATATAGCTAAGTTCATTGTTCAGGGCCATCAAGAAAGGGAACTGATG CTTTTTAAACTTGAGGATGTTGCTGTGGGCATTTGGGTTGAGGAATTCAGGAGGAAGGGTCACAAAGTACAGTATGTAAATGATGAAAGATTTTACAATGCTGGTTGTGAATCAGGCTATATTCTTGCACATTATCAGAATCCGAGGATGGTACTATGTCTGTGGGAGAAACTGCAGAAAGAGCACGAACCAAACTGCTGCGAGTAA
- the LOC129880934 gene encoding dihydrolipoyl dehydrogenase 1, mitochondrial, translating into MALGSLARRKASTILSSRYLSKYSFSLSRGYASGSDYNDVVVIGGGPGGYVAAIKAAQLGLKTTCIEKRGTLGGTCLNVGCIPSKALLHSSHMYHEAQHSFASHGVKFSSVEVDLPAMMAQKDKAVAGLTRGIEGLFKKNKVNYVKGYGKFLSPSEVSVDTVDGGNAVVKGKNIIIATGSDVKSLPGLTIDEKRIVSSTGALALTEVPKKLVVIGAGYIGLEMGSVWGRLGSEVTVVEFASDIVPTMDGEVRKQFQRSLEKQKMKFMLKTKVVSVDTVGDSVKLTLEPAAGGEQTTLEADVVLVSAGRVPFTSGLGLDKIGVETDKAGRILVNERFASNVPGVYAIGDVIPGPMLAHKAEEDGVACVEFIAGKEGHVDYDLVPGVCYTHPEVASVGKTEEQVKALGVDYRVGKFPFLANSRAKAIDDAEGIVKVIAEKETDKILGVHIMSSNAGELIHEAVLALNYGASSEDIARTCHAHPTMSEALKEAAMATFDKPIHM; encoded by the exons ATGGCGCTTGGGAGCTTAGCTAGACGAAAGGCTTCGACAATTTTATCTTCCAGATATCTCTCCAAGTATTCATTTTCCCTTAGCAGAGGTTATGCTTCGGGATCCGATTATAACGACGTCGTCGTGATTGGTGGTGGACCCGGAGGCTATGTGGCGGCTATCAAAGCGGCGCAGCTAGGTCTCAAAACTACCTGTATCGAGAAACGTGGTACTCTTGGTGGTACCTGTCTCAATGTTGGCTGTATTCCTTCtaag GCACTTCTTCATTCCTCCCACATGTACCATGAAGCTCAACATTCTTTTGCTAGTCATGGTGTGAAGTTCTCTTCTGTTGAGGTAGATCTTCCTGCCATGATGGCCCAAAAAGATAAGGCTGTGGCTGGCCTAACACGTGGTATTGAGGGTCTATTTAAGAAGAACAAAGTGAACTATGTTAAGGGCTATGGTAAATTCCTTTCTCCTTCTGAAGTTTCTGTTGACACTGTGGATGGTGGTAATGCTGTTGTTAAGGGGAAGAATATTATAATTGCTACTGGTTCTGATGTCAAAAGTCTACCTGGGTTAACCATTGATGAGAAGAGAATTGTATCATCTACTGGAGCTTTAGCTTTGACTGAAGTTCCAAAAAAACTGGTTGTTATTGGTGCTGGCTACATAGGCCTCGAAATGGGATCTGTCTGGGGCCGTCTTGGCTCAGAGGTGACTGTTGTTGAATTTGCGTCTGATATTGTTCCAACCATGGATGGTGAAGTTCGCAAGCAATTCCAACGTTCTCTTGAGAAGCAAAAGATGAAGTTCATGCTAAAAACTAAGGTGGTGTCAGTTGACACTGTTGGCGATAGCGTGAAGTTGACCCTTGAACCTGCAGCTGGTGGTGAGCAAACTACTCTTGAGGCTGATGTTGTTCTTGTTTCTGCTGGTAGGGTTCCATTCACTTCAGGGCTTGGATTGGACAAAATAGGTGTTGAAACTGACAAGGCTGGTAGAATCTTGGTCAATGAACGTTTTGCCAGTAATGTCCCAGGGGTATATGCAATTGGTGATGTCATTCCTGGGCCAATGCTTGCTCACAAGGCAGAGGAGGATGGTGTTGCTTGTGTGGAATTCATTGCAGGCAaggagggtcatgtggactACGATTTGGTTCCTGGTGTTTGTTACACTCACCCAGAGGTGGCTTCTGTTGGGAAAACTGAAGAACAGGTTAAGGCACTTGGAGTTGATTATCGCGTAGGCAAATTTCCTTTCCTTGCTAACAGTAGGGCCAAGGCAATTGACGATGCTGAAGGAATTGTAAAGGTAATTGCTGAGAAGGAGACCGACAAAATCTTGGGCGTCCATATTATGTCATCAAACGCAGGGGAGCTTATTCACGAAGCAGTCCTGGCTTTGAATTATGGAGCATCAAGTGAGGACATTGCTCGTACATGCCATGCACATCCAACAATGAGCGAGGCTCTGAAAGAAGCAGCCATGGCCACTTTTGACAAGCCCATTCACATGTAG
- the LOC129880933 gene encoding probable protein phosphatase 2C 49: MIVKNSTTTAKMVVVDAEILCQTNVSVEYIGVSTAAPVVVDEDLDFFDVSATATSSSLPKSREFRSADLVSVDISCSDSGVRCSTNTQTTIIDSARSSNVIPAIRSGSYTDIGPRRSNEDEHIRVDDLSAQLGSLYNWPLPGAFYAVFDGHGGSDAAAYVRTNAMRFFFEDANLPQTSVVDQAFLGELESSHLRAFLIADQALADECSVDAYCGTTAITALVLGRHLVVANAGDCRAVLCRKGVAVQLSQDHRPTCLAERQRVEKLGGIIEYGCLNGDLAITRALGDWYMKLPFGSASPLTAEPEVKQMLLTEDDEFMILGCDGIWDVMSNQEAVNVVRCELKLHNDPQQSARELVNQALCKDTDDNLTAIVVCFTSPDHRTSVPSQRPRFRCCSLSEDARKKLQSLLGSN; this comes from the exons ATGATTGTGAAGAATTCAACGACGACGGCGAAGATGGTGGTAGTAGATGCCGAGATTTTGTGTCAGACGAATGTTTCCGTTGAGTACATCGGCGTTTCAACGGCGGCGCCGGTAGTCGTCGATGAGGATTTGGACTTCTTTGATGTTTCTGCTACTGCTACGTCTTCTTCTCTTCCAAAATCTCGTGAATTTCGCTCTGCTGATTTGGTTTCTGTTGATATTTCTTGTTCTGACTCG GGTGTGAGATGCTCAACTAATACTCAGACGACTATAATCGATTCAGCTAGAAGCAGTAATGTTATCCCAGCTATTCGTTCGGGTAGCTATACTGATATTGGACCTCGTAGATCCAATGAAGATGAGCATATTCGTGTTGATGATCTTTCAGCTCAGTTGGGTTCTCTATACAATTGGCCTCTTCCGGGTGCCTTCTATGCTGTGTTTGATGGTCATGGAGGTTCTGATGCAGCTGCTTATGTCAGGACGAATGCAATGAGATTTTTCTTTGAAGATGCTAATTTGCCACAAACATCTGTTGTTGATCAAGCATTCTTGGGAGAATTGGAGAGTTCTCATTTGAGAGCATTTTTAATTGCTGACCAGGCCTTAGCTGATGAATGTAGTGTTGATGCCTATTGTGGGACAACAGCAATAACTGCCCTGGTTTTAGGAAGACATCTGGTTGTTGCTAATGCTGGTGACTGTCGTGCTGTTCTTTGTAGGAAAGGTGTTGCAGTCCAGTTGTCTCAAGATCACAGACCAACTTGTCTGGCAGAACGACAAAGAGTTGAGAAACTAGGTGGTATTATTGAATACGGTTGCTTAAATGGTGATCTTGCAATTACTCGAGCCCTTGGAGATTGGTATATGAAGCTTCCATTTGGGTCTGCATCTCCTCTTACTGCAGAACCAGAAGTTAAGCAAATGTTGTTGACTGAGGATGATGAGTTCATGATACTTGGTTGCGATGGCATCTGGGATGTGATGTCTAACCAAGAAGCAGTGAATGTCGTTCGCTGTGAGCTTAAGCTGCACAATGACCCGCAGCAGTCTGCCAGAGAACTTGTGAATCAAGCTTTATGTAAAGACACAGATGACAATCTCACTGCAATCGTTGTATGCTTTACTTCTCCTGATCACCGAACTTCAGTTCCATCCCAGAGGCCAAGATTCAGGTGTTGCAGTTTGTCCGAGGACGCGAGGAAGAAGCTGCAAAGTTTGTTAGGAAGCAATTGA